Part of the Kangiella geojedonensis genome is shown below.
ATATCATTATCTTTCGCAGAAACAGAGCGATCGACAACCAATATATCATTTTGGAATATGCCTGCCTCAATCATGGAGTCGCCTTCGACGCGAGCGAAAAATGTGGTGGCTGGGTGCTTTATAAGGAGTTGATCTAAGCTAAGGGTATCCTCCATGTGCTCATCAACCACACCAGGGAAACCTGCTGAAATACGCCCAGAATAAAGGGGGACCTCAGAATAACTGCCTTGTGGTTTAAGGATAGATACTTTGCTCATGAAATTATGACGCTTTCTTAATAATAGGGTTAAGTTATAAAAGTTACGGTATTCAGGTTGTATTAAAGAGTACCAATAATCTAATTATAACAGACGAAAATGAGTTATTTATATTAAAATAATCTAAATTAAAGACTTCCAAACTGTTCGAATATGCATTAGTATTTCTTGGTCGGACACATAAGGGACGGCAAAATATATAATACACTGGGGAGACATTGACAATGAGTAAGCATAATATTATCGCGAAAGCGGTAAAGTTAGCACTTTTTGCCTCTGCTTCATTGGCTTTCACTACCACGGCTTATGCTGCGGAAGAGGGAAGTGAAGAGGAACAAGAGGAACAGGCGAAAACAGAAGTAGTAACTGTTGTTGGTTCACGCCTAAAGAGAAATCA
Proteins encoded:
- a CDS encoding LexA family protein, whose protein sequence is MSKVSILKPQGSYSEVPLYSGRISAGFPGVVDEHMEDTLSLDQLLIKHPATTFFARVEGDSMIEAGIFQNDILVVDRSVSAKDNDIVVALLDNEFTVKRLKSQGTLKLKAENANYPDIEITGEHELVIWGVVTGLARSLR